A genomic window from Fusarium oxysporum Fo47 chromosome VIII, complete sequence includes:
- a CDS encoding uncharacterized protein (uncharacterized protein family UPF0145) — MVGFGSAKDQKKNHEEIADIPAHLSDLHCFTETDNSMMDLPGYRITKVLGAVYGITVRSRNIAAGIGMVIKSMAGGELTWFTSMLYSCRNDSISRVVQETKRRGGNAIICLRFETGDLGGFAQASAYGTACVVEKIEGANVEAPQLTH, encoded by the exons ATGGTTGGTTTTGGATCAGCAAaagaccagaagaagaaccaTGAGGAGATTGCAGATATTCCTGCGCACTTGTCCGACTTGCACTGC TTCACTGAGACAGACAACT CAATGATGGACCTCCCCGGCTATCGCATCACCAAAGTTCTCGGCGCAGTCTACGGCATTACAGTACGCTCACGCAACATCGCCGCAGGAATCGGCATGGTTATAAAGAGCATGGCTGGCGGCGAGCTGACCTGGTTCACTTCGATGCTGTACTCTTGCCGCAATGATTCTATCAGCAGGGTTGTTCaagagacgaagaggagagggGGCAATGCTATTATTTGTTTGCGCTTTGAGACTGGGGATTTGGGAGGCTTTGCACAGGCGAGTGCGTATGGGACTGCTTGTgtggttgagaagattgagggTGCCAACGTTGAGGCGCCTCAGTTGACGCATTAG
- a CDS encoding Six-hairpin glycosidase-like protein: MPSPRHIAAALAASATTVSALYVNGTVVAPCDSPIYCHGEILEQVELAQPFSDSKTFVDMPAIRPLSEIQDAFDKLDKPLRNNSALTEFLNDYFADAGNELEEVPEDELETDPKFLDKINNTAIKEFTQKVIDIWPDLTRRYDQDSKNCSDCPNSFIPVNRSFVVAGGRFREPYYWDSYWIIEGLLRTGGSFVNIAKNTIENFLDFIEEYGFVPNGARIYYLNRSQPPLLSQMIKAYIEHTNDTDILERALPLLVQEHEFFMTNRSVPVYINNETYYLNTYNVSNTRPRPESYREDYVTANNESYYSPSGEVYSGGEELNFKTKEALYGNLASGAESGLDYSVKWVARPDDAIRDNYFPLRYLNTRNIIPVDLNSILYGNEIAIAEFYEQTGNSSASRQWREVAANRSFAMHAFMWNETHWSYFDYNLTSKAQSIFYPTDNSTAEIDKENAPKGKQVFFSPTQFYPFWLGAAPDYLKNNPYAVLNAYKRVSYYLDTRQGGIPASNVESGQQWDQPNVWPPLMHILMSGLEKVPATFGIMDPSFIEVRRLALRLAQRYLDSTFCTWRATGGTTSDLPRIQSAAEGADGIMFEKYADNATNVAGGGGEYEVVEGFGWTNGVLIWAVDEFGNRLKQPQCNFTGDSSNERRDTNSAVMLHARDAARVKKFGNRKRAAEKAAHKRSSRLFHF, translated from the exons ATGCCGTCTCCACGACATATCGCTGCGGCTTTGGCTGCGTCAGCGACAACCGTATCTGCTCTCTATGTGAACGGCACAGTCGTTGCGCCTTGCGATTCACCAATCTACTGCCATGGAGAGATTCTCGAGCAGGTTGAGCTTGCCCAACCCTTCAGTGACTCCAAGACCTTTGTTGATAT GCCAGCCATTCGTCCCCTGAGTGAAATTCAGGATGCTTTCGACAAGTTGGATAAGCCGCTACGTAACAATTCGGCTCTCACGGAGTTTCTCAATGACTACTTTGCCGATGCTGGTAACGAACTCGAGGAAGTCCCAGAAGATGAGCTTGAAACAGACCCCAAGTtcctcgacaagatcaacaacacTGCCATCAAGGAATTCACACAAAAGGTCATCGATATTTGGCCTGATCTGACTCGTCGCTACGACCAAGATTCCAAGAACTGCAGCGATTGCCCCAACAGTTTCATCCCTGTCAACCGATCCTTCGTCGTTGCCGGTGGTCGTTTCCGTGAGCCTTATTACTGGGACTCTTACTGGATCATCGAGGGTCTTCTCCGAACTGGTGGCTCTTTTGTCAACATTGCAAAGAACACTATCGAGAACTTCCTTGATTTTATTGAGGAGTACGGCTTCGTCCCCAATGGCGCTCGTATTTACTACCTCAACCGATCTCAGCCTCCTCTGCTGTCTCAGATGATCAAGGCTTATATCGAGCACACCAACGACACTGATATTCTTGAGCGTGCCCTGCCACTGCTTGTGCAAGAGCATGAGTTCTTTATGACTAACCGTTCGGTTCCGGTCTACATTAACAATGAAACTTACTACCTAAACAC ATATAACGTTTCCAACACTCGACCACGACCCGAGTCCTACCGCGAAGACTATGTTACTGCAAACAACGAGTCTTACTACTCACCATCCGGTGAGGTTTACAGCGGCGGCGAAGAACTCAACTTCAAGACAAAGGAAGCTTTGTATGGAAATCTCGCCAGTGGTGCAGAGAGTGGTCTCGACTATTCAG TTAAGTGGGTGGCCAGACCCGATGATGCTATTCGCGACAACTACTTCCCTCTCCGATACCTCAACACTAGAAACATCATCCCTGTTGATCTCAACTCGATCTTGTACGGAAATGAGATCGCCATAGCTGAATTCTATGAGCAGACAGGCAACAGCAGTGCCAGCCGTCAATGGCGCGAAGTTGCGGCCAACCGCAGCTTTGCCATGCACGCCTTCATGTGGAACGAGACCCATTGGAGCTACTTCGACTACAACTTGACTTCCAAGGCACAGTCGATCTTTTACCCAACCGACAACAGCACTGCTGAGATTGATAAGGAGAATGCTCCCAAGGGCAAGCAGGTCTTCTTCAGTCCTACCCAGTTCTACCCCTTCTGGCTGGGTGCTGCCCCCGACTatctcaagaacaacccATATGCTGTCCTCAATGCTTACAAGCGTGTCTCGTACTACCTGGACACCCGTCAGGGTGGTATTCCTGCCAGTAATGTCGAGTCAGGACAGCAGTGGGATCAGCCTAATGTCTGGCCTCCACTGATGCACATCCTCATGTCAGGACTTGAAAAGGTCCCTGCGACATTCGGCATCATGGATCCTTCTTTTATCGAGGTCCGTAGACTGGCTCTTCGTCTCGCACAGCGATATCTGGACTCAACATTCTGCACTTGGCGCGCGACTGGAGGAACAACTTCAGATTTGCCCCGAATCCAGTCAGCGGCTGAGGGGGCTGATGGTATCATGTTTGAGAAGTACGCCGATAACGCTACCAATGTTGCAGGAGGCGGTGGTGAGTACGAAGTCGTTGAGGGCTTCGGCTGGACCAACGGTGTTCTGATCTGGGCTGTTGACGAGTTTGGCAACAGACTGAAGCAGCCTCAGTGTAACTTCACTGGGGATTCTTCTAATGAGCGTCGTGATACCAACAGTGCTGTCATGTTGCATGCCCGCGATGCTGCTCGCGTTAAGAAGTTTGGCAACAGAAAGAGGgccgctgagaaggctgccCATAAGAGGTCGAGCCGTCTGTTTCACTTCTAA
- a CDS encoding uncharacterized protein (uncharacterized conserved protein-domain containing protein): MNRPNRPRNRQPRPPRQQQNNQRGGSSRPSRAPATPQQASGTIPTIQQVIPGASVFIILKEDQPTGEETKGIVQDILTRGNHPRGIKVRLQDGQVGRVQRMGNTTAATGETGSQTQSTRFTMRYTDVRRDDEFATGLPPRSLADFIPDFDEGLGSAPSAVVETVKCPFCEGFEGDEAAVTHHIDREHIS, translated from the coding sequence ATGAACCGGCCAAATCGGCCTCGAAATCGGCAACCTCGCCCCCCACGTCAACAGCAGAATAACCAACGAGGAGGCTCATCACGGCCATCTCGCGCACCTGCAACACCACAGCAAGCATCAGGCACAATCCCAACAATACAACAAGTCATCCCTGGAGCTTCAGTATTCATCATTCTGAAAGAAGACCAGCCCACAGGAGAAGAGACAAAAGGAATAGTGCAGGATATCCTCACGCGGGGCAATCATCCACGAGGTATCAAAGTGCGACTACAGGATGGTCAGGTGGGCCGAGTACAGAGAATGGGCAACACTACTGCAGCAACGGGAGAGACAGGAAGTCAAACGCAGTCAACAAGATTTACTATGCGATACACGGATGTGAGGCGAGACGACGAGTTTGCTACTGGGCTTCCACCAAGGAGTTTGGCAGATTTCATACCGGATTTTGATGAGGGTTTAGGGAGTGCGCCGAGCGCTGTTGTTGAGACGGTCAAGTGCCCGTTTTGTGAAGGgtttgaaggagatgaggcTGCTGTCACACATCATATTGATCGCGAACATATATCGTAG
- a CDS encoding dipeptidyl peptidase IV N-terminal region-domain-containing protein — MASNMSPLSPTSDRRYSDDSISSASTTSLVFDRIQEKTMMDASRDNNDSRALEDDDPLKEEDDLETGPFLGPGASLHREPMDRGLRRILIIVGSVFVAAWLIGLGTFLYFGSYHHESDTEHDPDAATRGSGKAVTMDQLFSGFWQAKSHSISWIGGPDGEDGLLLEVGASEKPYIVVEDIRNDKETRSPIDTEVKASKSRTLMKDNFFVYEGNQYSPEWNEPSPDLKKVLLGVEKKKNWRHSFSATYFILDVETQEAEPLVPGKPDARIQLATWSPKSDAVSYTQDNNLYIRKLDDKKNVVKITKDGGPEYFYGIPDWVYEEEVFGGRSATWWSDDGEYLAFLRTNETGVPEFPVQFFIKRPSGTDPEEGEEAYPEVEQIKYPKAGAHNPVVDLLFYDVSKKDVFSVDIDGAFADDNRIISNLLWAGGKALVKETNRVSDVLKVVLIDVGSRKGKTVNTIDVDKIDGGWFEISHKTAYIPADPENGRDHDGYVDSYLHEGYDHLAYFTPLDNPEPIMLTKGKWEIDDAPSAIDLANNLVYFIAAKESSIQRHVYSVKLDGTSLEALTDPETEAYYDASFSKGAGFVLLSYRGPKVPSQKVISTPSSVFTYERVVEDNSELAERARRHELPVMQYGTLDLGGGVEVNYVERRPPHFDPKKEYPVLFQQYSGPGSQSVTKRFSVDFQAYVASALGYLVVTVDPRGTGFLGRKHRVVVRSQLGVLESQDHIAAAKSFASRPYVDADRLAIWGWSYGGFTTLKTLEQDAGRTFSYGMAVAPVTDWRFYDSIYTERYMRTPQENADGYDMSMIANATALGSNKRFLLMHGVADDNVHFQNSLTLLDELDLAGVENYDVHVFPDSDHSIFFHNGNRIVYDKLRNWLINAFNGEWLKISDPKPHKDGVEKEKREIDGVSLV; from the exons ATGGCTTCAAATATGTCCCCGTTAAGCCCTACTAGCGACCGTCGATACTCGGACGATTCtatctcttcagcttcgacGACGAGTCTGGTGTTTGATAGGATACAAGAGAAGACAATGATGGACGCTTCAAGAGATAACAACGATTCTCGAGCtctcgaggacgatgatcccctcaaggaagaggatgaccTAGAGACGGGTCCTTTCCTCGGTCCTGGAGCTTCGTTGCATCGTGAACCCATGGATAGAGGATTGCGACGCATTCTCATAATTGTCGGCTCTGTCTTTGTCGCAGCTTGGCTCATTGGTCTCGGCACGTTCCTCTACTTCGGTTCATATCATCATGAGAGCGATACCGAGCACGATCCTGATGCTGCGACGCGAGGTTCAGGAAAGGCCGTTACAATGGATCAGCTCTTCAGTGGCTTCTGGCAGGCCAAGTCGCACAGTATCAGCTGGATTGGCGGTCCTGATGGAGAGGATGGTTTACTGCTTGAGGTTGGAGCTAGCGAGAAGCCATATATCGTTGTCGAGGATATCCGCAACGATAAGGAGACCAGGTCACCCATCGATACAGAAGTTAAAGCCTCCAAGTCACGAACATTGATGAAGGACAACTTCTTTGTTTACGAAGGAAACCAATACTCTCCCGAATGGAACGAACCCAGCCCCGATCTGAAGAAGGTCCTTCTCGGCGtcgaaaagaagaagaactggcGTCACTCTTTCAGCGCCACCTATTTCATTCTCGATGTCgagactcaagaagctgaaccGCTCGTCCCTGGCAAGCCTGATGCTCGAATTCAGCTCGCTACATGGAGTCCCAAGAGCGACGCCGTATCATATACTCAAGACAACAACTTGTATATCCGAAAGCTGGACGATAAGAAGAATGtcgtcaagatcaccaaGGATGGTGGCCCAGAGTACTTCTACGGTATTCCCGACTGGGTCTACGAGGAAGAAGTGTTTGGTGGCCGCAGCGCTACATGGTGGTCTGACGATGGCGAGTACTTGGCCTTCCTTCGCACAAACGAGACGGGTGTTCCCGAGTTTCCAGTCCAGTTCTTCATCAAGCGACCCAGTGGTACAGACCCTGAAGAGGGCGAAGAGGCGTATCCCGAGGTTGAGCAGATCAAGTATCCCAAGGCTGGTGCGCACAACCCAGTTGTTGACTTGCTCTTCTACGACGTGTCGAAGAAGGATGTTTTCTCTGTTGATATCGATGGTGCATTTGCAGATGATAATCGCATCATCAGCAATCTTCTATGGGCGGGTGGCAAGGCTCTCGTCAAGGAGACCAACCGTGTCAGCGATGTTCTCAAGGTCGTCCTGATCGACGTTGGTTCTCGCAAGGGCAAGACTGTCAACACCATTGACGTCGATAAGATTGACGGTGGTTGGTTCGAGATCTCCCACAAGACAGCTTATATCCCTGCCGATCCTGAGAATGGCCGCGATCATGATGGATATGTTGACTCTTACCTGCACGAGGGCTATGATCATCTAGCCTACTTTACTCCTCTCGATAACCCTGAGCCTATCATGCTTACCAAGGGTAAATGGGAAATCGATGATGCTCCCTCAGCAATCGATCTCGCAAACAATTTGGTCTACTTCATCGCCGCCAAAGAGTCATCTATCCAGCGCCACGTCTACTCTGTCAAGCTTGACGGTACCTCCCTCGAAGCTCTGACTGACCCAGAGACCGAGGCTTACTACGATGCTTCCTTTTCGAAGGGTGCTGGCTTCGTCCTCCTGTCATACCGCGGACCCAAGGTTCCCAGCCAAAAAGTCATCTCCACACCTTCGAGTGTCTTTACCTACGAGCGTGTCGTCGAGGACAACTCCGAACTAGCCGAACGTGCCCGGCGCCACGAGCTTCCTGTTATGCAATACGGCaccctcgatcttggtggtggtgttgaggtcaACTACGTTGAGCGACGTCCCCCTCACTTCGACCCGAAGAAGGAGTACCCTGTCCTCTTCCAGCAATACTCCGGTCCGGGCTCTCAGTCTGTTACTAAGAGATTCTCAGTTGACTTCCAAGCCTACGTCGCCTCAGCCCTTGGCTACCTAGTTGTCACTGTTGACCCTCGAGGCACAGGTTTCCTCGGCCGCAAGCACCGTGTAGTAGTCCGCTCCCAACTCGGTGTTCTGGAGTCGCAAGATCACATCGCCGCTGCCAAGTCCTTCGCTTCCCGTCCCTACGTCGACGCCGATCGCCTAGCCATCTGGGGCTGGTCTTACGGCGGCTTCACCACCCTCAAGACGCTTGAGCAAGACGCTGGACGCACTTTCAGCTATGGCATGGCTGTCGCTCCTGTCACCGACTGGCGCTTCTACGACAGTATCTACACCGAACGTTACATGCGCACGCCACAAGAGAACGCTGACGGCTACGACATGTCCATGATCGCCAATGCCACAGCTCTCGGCAGCAACAAGCGTTTCCTTCTTATGCATGGTGTTGCCGATGACAATGTCCACTTCCAGAACTCACTCACacttcttgacgagcttgatCTTGCAGGTGTAGAGAACTATGATGTTCACGTTTTCCCTGATAGCGACCACAGTATTTTCTTCCATAACGGAAACCGCATCGTGTATGATA AACTTCGTAATTGGCTTATCAACGCCTTTAACGGCGAATGGCTCAAGATCTCTGACCCAAAGCCTCATAAGGATGgtgtcgagaaggagaagcgtGAGATTGATGGAGTGTCTTTGGTTTAG
- a CDS encoding pyridoxal phosphate-dependent transferase, whose protein sequence is MMNRSSRLVVSSAVRNLSKYPLRPLSIPLTARPIVFSQRTFTSSSFKMGDAVSEKPHNAWLGAKGPAALDLRSDVVTTPTPAMLEAVKSCSLLDDVFQEDPATNELEAYVAERTGKEAGLFVLSGTMGNQLALRSLLTQPPYSVLCDYRAHIFTAEAGGTSNLTGAQIQTVIPKNGRYMTLEEIQENVTLDDDVHGCPTRVISLENTLHGMVMPLSEVKRIAEFAREHGIRLHLDGARLWEAVVSGAGSLTEYCSYFDTISLCLSKGLGAPAGSVIVGTKATLKHARWVRKSIGGGLRQSGVLTSAGRIAIEQTFGKSPNGQDGPLKASHEMARKVDDLWTSMGGTIDEPTETNMVWLNLKATGCSVKRFIEIGADAGLKFMSSRLVTHYQVAQNEEEVLRRLKIVFEKVLGEGGDSSTQQKIGKGSVYVPQ, encoded by the exons ATGATGAATCGTTCTTCTCGACTTGTCGTGTCCTCGGCAGTTCGCAACTTATCAAAATATCCTCTCCGGCCTCTATCGATACCTTTAACAGCACGCCCAATTGTCTTTTCACAACGGACTTTTacctcttcatctttcaaAATGGGAGACGCTGTCTCTGAGAAGCCTCACAATGCCTGGCTCGGCGCTAAAGGGCCTGCGGCGCTTGACCTCCGCA GCGATGTGgtgacaacaccaacaccagctaTGTTGGAAGCTGTCAAATCATGCTCTCTACTTGATGATGTCTTCCAGGAGGACCCTGCTACAAACGAACTTGAAGCCTATGTTGCGGAACGCACCGGAAAGGAAGCCGGTCTTTTCGTCCTCTCAGGAACAATGGGAAACCAGCTCGCTCTTCGATCTCTTCTCACACAGCCTCCTTACTCAGTACTGTGCGATTACCGTGCTCACATCTTCACCGCTGAAGCAGGCGG CACTTCAAACCTCACAGGGGCTCAGATTCAGACTGTTATTCCTAAAAATGGCAGATACATGACACTTGAAGAGATTCAAGAGAATGTGACcctggatgatgatgttcaCGGTTGCCCTACACGTGTCATCAGTTTGGAAAACACTCTTCACGGCATGGTCATGCCTCTCAGTGAAGTCAAGCGAATTGCTGAGTTCGCTAGAGAGCACGGCATTAGGTTACACTTGGACGGCGCACGACTATGGGAGGCAGTCGTCTCTGGAGCAGGTTCCTTGACCGAGTACTGCTCTTACTTTGACACCATCAGTCTATGCCTCTCCAAGGGTCTCGGTGCCCCTGCAGGAAGTGTTATCGTTGGCACCAAAGCCACACTGAAGCACGCTCGTTGGGTCCGCAAGTCCATCGGCGGTGGTCTACGACAATCCGGTGTTCTCACATCTGCAGGACGCATCGCTATCGAGCAGACTTTTGGAAAGTCCCCCAACGGCCAAGATGGGCCTCTCAAGGCGTCTCACGAGATGGCGCGCAAGGTCGACGACCTCTGGACGAGCATGGGTGGCACGATTGATGAGCCAACGGAGACTAACATGGTGTGGTTGAACCTCAAGGCGACAGGATGCAGTGTGAAGCGGTTCATTGAGATTGGTGCAGATGCTGGGCTCAAGTTCATGTCTAGCCGGTTGGTGACGCACTACCAGGTTGCGCAgaatgaggaagaggttCTGAGACGGTTGAAGATTGTGTTTGAAAAGGTTCTAGGTGAGGGAGGAGATTCAAGTACCCAGCAAAAGATTGGAAAGGGCAGTGTATATGTGCCCCAGTAG
- a CDS encoding glycosyl transferase, with translation MASRVPYRVFLSLIPLVCVVVLLSKQPFFDRSHIHRITDTDISVSLSLPRLNFSRSHHEYYASDAARSLCASHGYTVFNPHPDAPNGRRKIYDLFMVNTELDFLEIRLKTLYNHVDYFVVVEAPLTFQGGPKDLVIRDNWKRFEPYHDKMIYHQLEYPKDFKPLRHWDREDLQRNAMFDQVFPKLTGEQTPTQGDVILVADVDEILRPATMLILRTCNFPRRLTLSSKFYYYSFQFLHDGPEWPFPQATYYQGMRNTILPGNLRTGDAGIPLLRDLEKGTLANAGWHCSSCFSTIGQFLNKMASFSHAWMNHESFRDRDRIASAIREGVDLWGRKENTFTRIDNNADLPTCLLEDRERFRYMLDRSGKTAGFSDYP, from the coding sequence ATGGCTTCTCGCGTGCCTTATCGTGTGTTCCTCTCGTTGATACCCCTCGTCTGCGTGGTCGTGCTTCTATCTAAGCAACCGTTCTTCGATCGTTCACACATTCATCGCATTACTGATACAGATATCAGCGTTTCTCTCTCACTTCCTCGACTTAACTTTTCAAGGTCGCATCACGAATATTACGCATCAGATGCCGCTCGCTCGTTATGCGCCTCACATGGTTACACTGTCTTCAACCCTCATCCCGATGCGCCAAACGGTCGCCGCAAGATTTACGACCTCTTCATGGTCAATACAGAACTGGACTTTCTCGAAATTCGACTCAAGACCCTGTACAATCATGTCGATTATTTTGTTGTCGTTGAGGCGCCACTTACCTTTCAGGGTGGCCCCAAGGACCTTGTCATCCGCGACAACTGGAAACGCTTTGAGCCTTACCATGACAAGATGATTTATCATCAACTCGAGTATCCGAAAGACTTCAAGCCCTTGCGTCATTGGGATCGAGAAGACTTACAGCGCAACGCTATGTTCGACCAAGTCTTCCCAAAGCTCACTGGCGAGCAAACCCCAACTCAAGGCGATGTCATTCTGGTTGCCGATGTCGACGAGATTCTGCGCCCTGCAACGATGCTGATACTTCGGACATGCAACTTCCCTCGTCGCCTGACCCTCTCTTCCAAGTTTTATTACTATTCCTTCCAGTTCCTTCACGATGGACCTGAGTGGCCATTCCCACAAGCGACATATTACCAAGGCATGCGCAATACCATTCTTCCTGGAAATTTGAGAACTGGAGATGCAGGAATTCCTCTGCTCAGGGACTTGGAAAAGGGAACATTGGCCAATGCCGGTTGGCACTGCAGCTCGTGCTTCTCGACAATAGGCCAATTCCTGAACAAGATGGCCAGTTTCTCGCATGCGTGGATGAACCACGAATCCTTCCGCGATCGAGATCGTATCGCAAGTGCGATACGTGAGGGTGTTGACCTGTGGGGACGTAAAGAGAATACGTTCACTCGAATAGACAATAATGCCGACCTTCCAACTTGTCTGCTTGAGGATCGGGAGAGGTTTCGATATATGTTGGATCGAAGTGGCAAGACCGCGGGGTTCAGCGACTACCCATGA